The Mercurialis annua linkage group LG2, ddMerAnnu1.2, whole genome shotgun sequence genome contains a region encoding:
- the LOC126666753 gene encoding translation initiation factor IF-2, chloroplastic, giving the protein MGSMVVLVGNMPSLASLISLGSLSMAVGTSTSSETSSYSSSYSLVRRVSLSKRGHRSSNTWHCLCKYSVTTTTDLTTDQGNAVSPDNNTSFRASSSNGGDVDAGILLKPAPRPVLKSSVGSKGDSVLGMGSGELDTRDSDDDEKERNKVIESLGEVLEKAEKLGTSKPSGVDSLSNSRKSNGNVDRITPSNTGINSRISQSENSAAARKTKTLKSVWRKGDSVASVQKVVKEAPKTNRKFEKEEPIIGEGTKVESQSSAPLRPPQPPLRPQPKLQARPSVAPPPPPSPMVKKPVILKDIGAAPKSPSSDELDSKTSGRQPILVDKFARKKSAVDPLIAQTVLAPTKPGKGPALEKFKDRKKGVSPGAPRRRFVDDGEIPDEETSELNVSIPGASMARKGRKWSKASRKAARLQAAKEAAPVKVEILEVGEEGMSLEELAYNLTIGEGEILGYLYSKGIKPDGVQTLDKDMVKMVCQVYDVEVIDADPVRLDQMAKKKEIFDEDDLDKLEDRPPVLTIMGHVDHGKTTLLDYIRKSKVTASEAGGITQGIGAYKVLVPVDGKLQPCVFLDTPGHEAFGAMRARGARVTDIAIIVVAADDGIRPQTNEAIAHAKAAGVPIIVAINKIDKDGANPERVMQDLSAVGLMPEEWGGDIPMVQISALKGNNIDDLLETAMLVAELQELKANPHRNAKGIVIEAGLDKSKGPVATFIVQKGTIRRGDVVLCGEAFGKVRALFDDGGKRVDEAGPSIPVQVIGLNNVPVAGDEFEVVDSLDIAREKAEAHAVLLRDERITAKAGDGKVTLSSLASAVSSGRLSGLALHQLNIILKVDVQGSIEALRQALQVLPQENVTLKFLLQATGDVNSSDVDLAIASGAIILGFNVKALGSVKSYAENKGVEIRLYRVIYDLIDDVRKAMEGLLEPVEEQETIGSADVRAVFSSGSGRIAGCMVTDGKVVKGCGIKVVRNRKVVHVGVLDSLRRVKEIVKEVNAGLECGIGAEDYDDWQEGDVIEAFNSVEKKRTLEEASASMTAAIEEAGLHRS; this is encoded by the exons ATGGGTTCAATGGTAGTTCTTGTAGGAAATATGCCTTCTTTAGCTTCTTTGATTAGCTTAGGGAGTCTAAGTATGGCAGTAGGCACCTCTACTTCTTCAGAAACATCATCTTATTCGTCTTCGTATTCGCTTGTTCGACGAGTTTCTTTATCGAAAAGGGGCCATAGAAGCTCCAATACATGGCATTGTCTTTGTAAATATTCTGTCACTACCACCACTGATTTAACTACTGATCAAGGCAATGCTGTATCCCCTGATAATAATACTTCATTTAGGGCAAGTAGTAGTAATGGTGGTGATGTTGATGCCGGAATCTTGCTTAAGCCTGCTCCTAGGCCTGTGTTGAAATCTTCGGTGGGGTCTAAGGGCGATTCTGTTTTAGGAATGGGCTCCGGTGAGTTGGATACTAGAGATTCTGATGATGATGAGAAAGAGAGGAATAAGGTAATTGAGTCTCTTGGCGAGGTTTTGGAGAAGGCTGAAAAGCTTGGAACTTCTAAACCAAGTGGAGTAGATAGTCTTAGTAATAGTAGGAAAAGTAATGGAAATGTAGATAGAATCACACCATCTAATACGGGCATTAATTCAAGAATCTCTCAATCGGAGAATTCAGCTGCTGCACGCAAGACTAAAACTTTGAAGAGTGTATGGCGGAAAGGGGATTCTGTTGCCTCTGTGCAAAAAGTTGTGAAGGAAGCTCCTAAGACTAATAGAAAGTTTGAGAAAGAAGAACCTATAATAGGGGAAGGGACAAAAGTAGAATCTCAATCTAGTGCTCCTTTAAGACCTCCACAGCCACCACTAAGGCCTCAACCCAAGTTACAGGCAAGGCCATCTGTAGCTCCCCCTCCCCCTCCCTCGCCTATGGTGAAAAAACCAGTCATTTTGAAGGATATTGGAGCTGCTCCAAAATCACCATCTAGCGATGAACTTGATTCAAAAACTAGTGGAAGGCAGCCAATTTTAGTTGATAAATTTGCCCGCAAAAAATCAGCTGTAGATCCTTTAATTGCCCAGACAGTTTTAGCCCCTACAAAACCTGGAAAAGGCCCAGCccttgaaaagttcaaggatcgAAAGAAAGGTGTTTCACCTGGAGCACCACGGAGACGTTTTGTTGATGATGGTGAGATTCCTGATGAGGAAACATCAGAACTGAATGTTTCCATTCCAGGTGCATCTATGGCAAGAAAAGGGAGGAAATGGAGTAAAGCTAGTCGAAAGGCTGCTAGACTCCAGGCTGCCAAAGAAGCAGCCCCTGTCAAGGTTGAAATTCTAGAGGTTGGAGAGGAAGGTATGTCACTAGAGGAGTTAGCCTACAACTTGACCATTGGtgaaggtgaaattcttggatacCTATACTCAAAGGGAATTAAACCTGATGGGGTGCAAACTCTGGATAAGGACATGGTAAAGATGGTATGTCAGGTATATGATGTGGAGGTCATAGATGCTGATCCTGTTAGATTAGATCAAATggcaaagaaaaaagaaatttttgATGAAGATGATCTTGACAAGCTAGAAGACAGGCCTCCAGTTCTTACAATAATGGGTCATGTGGACCATGGAAAG ACAACCCTACTCGATTACATTCGTAAAAGCAAG GTGACTGCTTCAGAAGCTGGTGGAATTACTCAAGGAATCGGAGCATATAAAGTTCTCGTCCCTGTTGATGGGAAGTTGCAACCTTGTGTTTTCCTTGATACTCCTGGACATGAG GCATTTGGGGCTATGAGAGCTCGTGGGGCAAGGGTGACAGATATTGCTATTATTGTGGTGGCTGCTGATGACGGAATTCGTCCCCAGACAAATGAGGCTATAGCTCATGCCAAAGCAGCTGGAGTTCCGATTATTGTTGCTATAAATAAG ATAGATAAAGACGGGGCTAATCCTGAAAGAGTCATGCAAGATCTTTCTGCAGTCGGTCTTATGCCTGAAGAATGGGGCGGTGACATCCCAATGGTTCAG ATCAGTGCTCTCAAGGGAAATAACATAGATGATTTGCTAGAAACTGCTATGCTTGTTGCTGAG TTACAAGAGTTGAAGGCTAATCCCCATAGAAATGCAAAGGGTATAGTTATTGAGGCAGGTCTTGATAAATCCAAAGGTCCAGTAGCTACATTTATTGTGCAGAAGGGCACAATAAGAAGAGGGGATGTTGTGCTTTGTGGAGAAGCCTTTGGAAAG GTTCGTGCTTTATTTGACGATGGTGGGAAACGAGTTGATGAAGCTGGACCATCTATTCCTGTGCAG GTTATTGGTTTGAATAATGTACCAGTTGCTGGCGATGAATTTGAGGTTGTTGATTCTCTTGATATTGCACGAGAAAAGGCAGAAGCACACGCTGTGTTATTGCGAGATGAACGTATAACAGCGAAAGCCGGAGATGGAAAGGTTACTCTTTCTTCCTTAGCATCGGCTGTTTCATCAGGAAGGCTCTCTGGATTAGCCTTGCACCAGCTGAATATTATATTGAAAGTTGATGTTCAG GGATCTATTGAAGCTCTCAGACAAGCCTTACAGGTGCTCCCTCAAGAAAATGTCACCTTGAAGTTTCTGTTACAAGCAACAGGGGATGTAAACTCCAGTGATGTTGATCTTGCCATTGCCAGTGGAGCTATTATTTTAGGGTTTAATGTCAAAGCACTCGGTTCTGTCAAGAGCTATGCAGAAAATAAAGGTGTTGAGATTCGGCTCTACAGAGTTATCTATGATCTAATTGATGATGTACGGAAAGCAATGGAAGGACTTCTCGAGCCTGTTGAG GAACAAGAAACAATTGGCTCAGCAGACGTTCGGGCTGTATTTAGCAGTGGAAGTGGTCGTATTGCTGGATGCATGGTAACAGATGGGAAAGTAGTGAAAGGTTGTGGCATTAAGGTTGTTCGAAATCGAAAGGTAGTCCATGTTGGTGTTCTTGATTCCTTGAGACGAGTGAAGGAGATTGTGAAAGAG GTAAATGCCGGGCTAGAGTGTGGTATCGGGGCGGAAGATTACGACGATTGGCAGGAAGGAGATGTTATCGAGGCCTTCAACTCAGTTGAGAAGAAGCGAACTCTTGAAGAGGCGTCAGCTTCAATGACAGCTGCCATAGAAGAAGCAGGATTACATAGATCTTGA
- the LOC126669491 gene encoding kinesin-like protein KIN-14Q, with product MADPDSYANSDDHDVSWQISSTQMLTDPVANNAIDGRSMLGFSLTSPDLVICAGSPEMMPMNDCGDSPEFLTKTKSNNYFELSLENGVVGTDDNAKSVKFSPICQTFSKELSPESSLELVPQKEDDNFMKHLLPGLSINVGSTCEGVRANGVEFLEDTYLAGGETVKTNATIGDGDQNGVSLYQTARIGNLSYCIRALEPGNYVVTLYFAEIVFVDGPSGMRVFDVFLQEKKVVSCLDIFAQVGANMPLVISELKTCIDGEDQGLTIRFEGVTGSPILCGISITKDFSVDAEEKEKMAKPMGKSEVAECSPPKQLNGDQEIDGDYQKLVRQVEIQERELLEMRRALEELKGENQLKSKECQDACNSLQQLQNELMRKSMHVGSLAFAVEGQVKEKSKWFSSLRDIIRKLKIMKMEHMKLSEEAQAYKKCLTDMEEMRFTIQSTMKQQVDLHEDLKMKFIEGAKERKELYNKVLELKGNIKVFCRCRPLNAEEVASGDSMAIEFESAKDGELTVISNGIPRKTYKFDAAFSPQADQADVFEDTAPFATSVLDGYNVCIFAYGQTGTGKTFTMEGTEETRGVNFRTLEEIFRIINDRSKLFRYDISVSVLEVYNEQIRDLLGSGSQSGVAAKRLEIRQVGEGFHHVLGLVEAQVNSLREAWEVLQTGSNARAVGSTNANEHSSRSHCIHCVMVKGENLLSGECTKSKLWLVDLAGSERVAKTEVQGDRLKETQNINRSLSALGDVISALATKSSHVPFRNSKLTHLLQDSLGGDSKTLMFVQISPNENDLGETLCSLNFASRVRGIELGPAKRQLDNTELLRYKQMAEKSKTDLKSKDMQIKKMEDTIQSLDLKIKEKDFRNRNMQEKLKELESQLLIERKLARQHVDSKIAEQQQMKQQQDEQSRAPLRPPLSNRLLGTENTTTKEQPLAENNSYKPTFGLLPAYAPVKYIDPTEKENNPGMPEQARLLPKRTGRASICTMAQRVPVAPAPRRTSMIPLRTAPLQIPLVPFRLHHVDLKDDREESEINSLPEQNHCSSPKGVNYGTKKLSSILRRSIHKKMQLKSPMQQHLRKGGINVGMEKVRVSIGSRGRMASRVLLGNGRRTGTKATPQTKIQREKERGWNIGRTANVKSV from the exons ATGGCAGATCCAGATTCTTACGCTAACTCTGATGATCACG ATGTTTCTTGGCAAATTAGCAGTACCCAAATGCTAACTGACCCAGTTGCAAACAATGCTATTGATG GTCGATCAATGTTAGGGTTTTCTCTAACATCTCCTGATCTTGTTATTTGTGCTGGTTCACCTGAGATGATGCCTATGAATGACTGTGGCGATTCGCCCGAATTCCTCACTAAAACCAAATCCAACAACTATTTTGAGCTCTCTTTAGAGAATGGTGTAGTGGGTACTGATGATAATGCCAAATCGGTGAAGTTTTCGCCAATTTGTCAAACGTTTAGCAAAGAATTATCTCCTGAATCTTCCTTGGAGCTTGTTCCACAGAAGGAAgatgataattttatgaaacaTCTTTTACCGGGCTTAAGTATCAATGTAGGATCGACTTGCGAAGGTGTTCGTGCAAATGGTGTTGAGTTTTTGGAGGATACTTATTTGGCTGGAGGTGAAACTGTGAAGACTAATGCTACAATTGGAGATGGAGATCAAAATGGCGTTTCGCTGTATCAAACAGCTCGTATTGGTAACTTATCCTACTGCATTCGGGCTTTGGAGCCAGGGAATTATGTTGTTACCTTGTATTTTGCTGAAATTGTGTTCGTTGATGGCCCTTCCGGAATGAGAGTCTTTGATGTCTTTTTACAAGAGAAGAAG GTTGTTTCTTGCCTAGACATATTTGCTCAGGTGGGTGCAAATATGCCTCTAGTTATTTCTGAACTTAAGACTTGTATTGATGGAGAGGATCAGGGCTTAACCATCAGGTTTGAAGGAGTAACTGGAAGCCCAATTTTATGTGGCATTTCTATTACCAAAGATTTTTCTGTTG ATGctgaagaaaaggaaaaaatggCGAAACCAATGGGAAAATCTGAAGTGGCTGAATGCAGCCCACCAAAA CAACTTAATGGAGATCAAGAGATAGATGGAGATTATCAGAAGCTAGTAAGACAAGTTGAGATTCAGGAACGGGAGCTTTTGGAGATGAGGAGAGCATTGGAGGAGCTTAAGGGGGAAAACCAACTTAAAAGTAAGGAATGCCAGGATGCTTGTAATTCCTTACAACAACTCCAGAATGAGCTTATGCGCAAATCTATGCATGTTGGGTCCTTGG CATTTGCCGTTGAAGGACAAGTTAAAGAGAAGAGCAAGTGGTTCTCATCTTTGAGGGACATCATCAGAAAATTGAAG ATTATGAAGATGGAGCACATGAAGCTATCAGAGGAGGCACAAGCATATAAGAAATGCCTCACAGACATGGAGGAAATGAGGTTCACTATTCAGTCTACAA TGAAGCAGCAAGTAGATTTGCACGAGGATCTGAAGATGAAATTCATTGAAGGGGCCAAGGAAAGAAAGGAGCTGTACAATAAGGTTTTAGAGTTGAAAG GAAACATAAAGGTGTTTTGCAGATGTAGGCCTTTAAATGCTGAAGAAGTTGCTTCTGGAGATTCTATGGCTATTGAATTTGAATCTGCAAAAGATGGTGAGCTCACCGTAATATCAAATGGAATTCCCAGAAAAACTTATAAGTTTGATGCTGCTTTTAGTCCTCAAGCAGACCAAG cTGATGTTTTTGAAGACACTGCACCATTTGCAACCTCAGTTTTGGATGGGTACAATGTATGCATATTTGCTTATGGACAAACCGGAACTGGGAAAACTTTTACCATGGAGGGCACAGAGGAAACTCGTGGAGTAAACTTTAGGACTCTTGAGGAGATATTTCGGATAATCAATGACCGTAGTAAGCTTTTTCGGTATGATATCTCTGTGAGTGTTCTAGAAGTTTATAATGAGCAAATTCGAGATTTGCTGGGCTCTGGCTCTCAGTCAGGAGTAGCTGCAAAGAG GCTTGAAATAAGGCAGGTGGGTGAAGGGTTCCATCACGTCCTAGGGTTGGTTGAAGCACAAGTAAACAGCCTACGCGAGGCCTGGGAAGTTCTACAAACTGGAAGTAATGCAAGGGCGGTTGGCTCAACCAATGCCAATGAGCACAGCAGCCGATCCCATTG CATACACTGTGTGATGGTGAAAGGAGAAAATCTATTGAGTGGAGAATGTACAAAGAGCAAGTTATGGCTGGTTGATCTAGCAGGAAGTGAGCGAGTGGCAAAGACGGAAGTGCAAGGAGATAGACTTAAGGAAACGCAAAATATAAACCGATCTTTATCTGCACTTGGTGATGTCATATCTGCTCTTGCAACGAAAAGCTCCCACGTCCCATTCAG GAATTCCAAGCTCACCCACCTGCTTCAGGATTCCCTTG GAGGAGATTCGAAGACGCTCATGTTTGTCCAGATAAGTCCGAATGAGAATGATCTGGGAGAGACTTTATGCTCACTGAACTTTGCAAGCAGGGTTAGAGGAATTGAGTTGGGTCCTGCAAAAAGGCAATTGGATAACACTGAACTCTTGAGATACAAACAGATG GCTGAAAAATCAAAGACAGACTTGAAGAGCAAAGACATGCAGATCAAGAAGATGGAAGATACAATTCAAAGCTTGGACTTgaagataaaagaaaaagactTTAGGAATAGGAATATGCAAGAAAAG TTGAAGGAGCTGGAGTCGCAACTACTCATTGAAAGGAAGCTAGCACGTCAGCATGTGGACTCAAAGATAGCTGAGCAACAACAAATGAAACAACAGCAAGATGAGCAAAGTAGGGCTCCACTAAGACCACCCCTTTCAAACCGACTATTAGGAACTGAAAATACAACCACCAAAGAGCAACCACTTGCAGAGAACAACAGCTATAAACCTACATTTGGCCTTCTTCCCGCGTATGCCCCGGTTAAATATATTGATCCCACCGAGAAAGAGAACAACCCCGGGATGCCTGAACAAGCACGACTTCTTCCGAAGAGGACTGGCAGAGCCTCAATCTGCACAATGGCACAACGGGTACCAGTAGCTCCAGCACCAAGGCGCACATCGATGATTCCACTTCGGACTGCACCTCTCCAAATTCCATTAGTACCATTTCGGTTACATCATGTTGATTTAAAGGACGATAGAGAAGAGTCAGAGATTAATTCTTTGCCGGAGCAAAACCATTGCAGCAGTCCTAAAGGTGTAAACTACGGCACGAAAAAGTTAAGCAGCATACTGAGACGAAGCATTCATAAGAAAATGCAGCTGAAATCACCAATGCAGCAACACCTGCGAAAAGGAGGTATAAATGTCGGGATGGAGAAGGTAAGAGTCTCGATCGGAAGTCGAGGGAGGATGGCGAGTAGGGTATTGCTTGGAAATGGCAGAAGAACAGGAACAAAAGCTACACCGCAGACAAAGATACAAAGGGAAAAAGAGAGAGGATGGAATATTGGAAGAACTGCAAATGTGAAAAGTGTTTAG